In Vitis riparia cultivar Riparia Gloire de Montpellier isolate 1030 chromosome 19, EGFV_Vit.rip_1.0, whole genome shotgun sequence, the following proteins share a genomic window:
- the LOC117908684 gene encoding uncharacterized protein LOC117908684 isoform X2 — translation MCGWREPKRTKLPWTNLNCQHSQTHLLPPQSDCSALNPETITMEASLSSSHVLAFSSSNTCSRSSVSVPSKSAVSFISRSNLLRKSRRQTARVSVVNDVSAVADPAQVEVTWQIVVGVIGIEFSKRIVAQKRCGVCGGSGLVLRDKYYFRCPGCGGFLPWQSWKRFFSG, via the exons ATGTGTGGTTGGCGCGAACCCAAACGAACGAAACTGCCGTGGACCAATTTGAACTGCCAACACTCACAGACTCATCTCCTTCCTCCACAAAGTGACTGCTCAGCTTTAAACCCAGAAACCATAACCATGGAAGCTTCGTTATCTTCTTCACATGTTCTTGCCTTTTCCAGCTCCAACACCTGCTCAAGAAGCTCAGTATCAGTGCCCTCTAAATCTGCTGTCAGTTTCATTAGCAGAAGCAACCTTTTGCGTAAATCTCGCCGACAAACAGCAAGAGTTTCAGTGGTCAACGATGTCTCTGCTGTGGCAGACCCGGCTCAGGTGGAGGTCACCTGGCAGATTGTCGTTGGAGTCATAG GGATCGAGTTCAGCAAAAGAATT GTTGCCCAGAAGAGATGTGGGGTATGTGGAGGATCAGGGCTTGTTCTGAGGGACAAATACTACTTCCGGTGCCCTGGCTGTG GTGGATTTCTCCCATGGCAATCATGGAAGAGATTTTTTTCTGGTTAA
- the LOC117908684 gene encoding uncharacterized protein LOC117908684 isoform X1 produces MCGWREPKRTKLPWTNLNCQHSQTHLLPPQSDCSALNPETITMEASLSSSHVLAFSSSNTCSRSSVSVPSKSAVSFISRSNLLRKSRRQTARVSVVNDVSAVADPAQVEVTWQIVVGVIAGVTPFIVAGIEFSKRIVAQKRCGVCGGSGLVLRDKYYFRCPGCGGFLPWQSWKRFFSG; encoded by the exons ATGTGTGGTTGGCGCGAACCCAAACGAACGAAACTGCCGTGGACCAATTTGAACTGCCAACACTCACAGACTCATCTCCTTCCTCCACAAAGTGACTGCTCAGCTTTAAACCCAGAAACCATAACCATGGAAGCTTCGTTATCTTCTTCACATGTTCTTGCCTTTTCCAGCTCCAACACCTGCTCAAGAAGCTCAGTATCAGTGCCCTCTAAATCTGCTGTCAGTTTCATTAGCAGAAGCAACCTTTTGCGTAAATCTCGCCGACAAACAGCAAGAGTTTCAGTGGTCAACGATGTCTCTGCTGTGGCAGACCCGGCTCAGGTGGAGGTCACCTGGCAGATTGTCGTTGGAGTCATAG CTGGAGTGACTCCTTTTATTGTGGCAGGGATCGAGTTCAGCAAAAGAATT GTTGCCCAGAAGAGATGTGGGGTATGTGGAGGATCAGGGCTTGTTCTGAGGGACAAATACTACTTCCGGTGCCCTGGCTGTG GTGGATTTCTCCCATGGCAATCATGGAAGAGATTTTTTTCTGGTTAA
- the LOC117908542 gene encoding uncharacterized protein LOC117908542, which translates to MNTDITASEKPQYPVIDRNPPLTKVVGNFSALDYLRFVTITGVSVTVGYLSGIKPNIRGPSMVTGGLIGIMGGFMYAYQNSAGRLMGFFPNEDEVARYKK; encoded by the exons ATGAACACTGACATTACCGCCTCCGAGAAGCCGCAGTACCCTGTTATAGACCGGAATCCTCCCCTCACCAAGGTTGTCGGCAACTTCAGCGCTCTCGATTACCTTAGATTCGTCACCATCACCGGCGTCTCAGTTACAGTTGGCTACCTATCCG GAATAAAGCCTAACATCAGGGGACCTTCAATGGTGACTGGTGGTTTAATTGGTATCATGGGGGGATTCATGTATGCGTACCAAAACTCTGCTGGGAGGCTCATGGGCTTCTTCCCTAACGAAGATGAGGTAGCACGATATAAGAAATAG